Proteins co-encoded in one Dendropsophus ebraccatus isolate aDenEbr1 chromosome 9, aDenEbr1.pat, whole genome shotgun sequence genomic window:
- the LYRM1 gene encoding LYR motif-containing protein 1, giving the protein MTAATRPEVLGLYRRIFRIARKWKSSSGLEEETMKERQYIVEEARKLFHKNKNLTNMEAIRQCIEECHARIEIGLHYEIPYPRPTHLPPMGLAVPHSKILRTQEKLRKQAKPLYLKSYDEIS; this is encoded by the exons ATGACGGCTGCAACACGTCCAGAAGTCCTCGGCCTCTATCGGAGAATATTCCGAATAGCCAGAAAATGGAAGTCGTCATCGGGACTGGAGGAGGAGACCATGAAGGAAAGACAGTACATTGTAGAAGAAGCCAGAAAGCTgtttcacaaaaataaaaat CTAACAAATATGGAAGCCATCCGTCAGTGTATCGAAGAATGCCATGCACGCATTGAAATCGGGTTACATTATGAAATCCCTTACCCCAGGCCT ACTCATCTGCCTCCTATGGGCCTGGCTGTACCACACAGTAAAATCCTgcgcacacaggagaagctgaggAAACAAGCCAAACCCCTGTACCTGAAATCATATGATGAAATCTCATAG